One part of the Fusobacterium pseudoperiodonticum genome encodes these proteins:
- a CDS encoding AAA family ATPase, with product MKRLAIGLSDFKHLIEEDFYYFDKTAFIEEVIKDGAAVKLFARPRRFGKTLNMSMLKYFFDIENNEENKKLFKDLYIEKTEAFKEQGQYPVIFLSLKDLKASTWEEMEEKISVVLSDLFSEYEYLINDLSGADSDKFKKIINEDANLSNLGRSLKLLTKMLYEKYNKKVVVLIDEYDSPLVSAYINGYYEKAKDFFKTFYSMGLKDNVYLQMGVMTGIIRVIKAGIFSDLNNLSTYTILSDVYTDSYGLTEEEVVKSLKDYGIEQEISNVKDWYDGYRFGDSEVYNPWSILNFLWYKELRAYWVDTSGNDLINDVLKIVTKNTIEALERLFNGEGLKQNISGTSDLSKLLSEEELWELMLFSGYLTVEEKIDQDNYVLRLPNKEVRTLYRKTFFERYFGRGSKLLYLMEALTENKIDEYEERLQEILLTSVSYNDTKKGNEAFYHGLIMGMGLYLEGDYITKSNIESGLGRYDFVIEPKNKARRAYIMEFKSTDSIEKLEEVSKEALEQIETKKYDVSLKQNGIKDITYMGIAFCGKEIKIEYK from the coding sequence ATGAAAAGATTAGCAATAGGATTGAGTGATTTTAAACATTTAATAGAAGAAGATTTTTATTATTTTGATAAAACAGCCTTTATAGAAGAAGTTATAAAAGATGGAGCAGCTGTAAAATTATTTGCAAGACCTAGAAGATTTGGGAAAACTTTAAATATGTCTATGTTAAAATATTTTTTTGATATAGAAAATAATGAAGAAAATAAAAAATTATTTAAAGATTTATATATAGAAAAAACAGAAGCCTTTAAAGAACAAGGACAGTACCCAGTTATATTTTTATCCCTAAAAGATTTGAAAGCTTCAACTTGGGAAGAAATGGAAGAAAAAATAAGTGTTGTGCTTTCTGATTTATTTTCTGAGTATGAATATTTAATAAATGATTTGTCAGGAGCTGACTCTGATAAATTTAAAAAAATAATTAATGAAGATGCAAATTTATCTAACTTAGGAAGATCATTAAAACTATTAACAAAAATGCTATATGAAAAATATAATAAAAAGGTAGTAGTATTAATAGATGAGTACGATAGTCCTTTGGTATCAGCCTATATAAATGGATATTATGAAAAAGCAAAAGATTTTTTTAAAACTTTTTATAGTATGGGACTAAAAGATAATGTATATCTACAAATGGGAGTAATGACAGGGATAATAAGAGTAATAAAAGCTGGTATATTCTCAGATTTAAATAATTTAAGTACCTATACAATTTTAAGTGATGTATATACAGATAGTTATGGCTTAACAGAAGAAGAAGTTGTGAAGAGCCTTAAAGATTATGGAATAGAACAAGAAATATCAAATGTAAAAGATTGGTATGATGGATATAGATTTGGAGATAGTGAAGTATATAATCCTTGGAGTATATTAAATTTTTTATGGTATAAAGAATTGAGAGCTTATTGGGTAGATACCTCAGGAAATGATTTAATAAATGATGTATTAAAAATAGTAACTAAAAATACAATAGAAGCACTTGAGAGATTATTTAATGGTGAAGGATTAAAACAAAATATATCAGGAACATCAGATTTATCAAAATTACTGAGTGAAGAAGAATTATGGGAATTGATGTTATTCAGCGGTTATTTAACAGTAGAAGAAAAAATAGATCAAGATAATTATGTTTTAAGATTACCAAATAAAGAAGTGAGAACTCTATATAGAAAAACTTTTTTTGAAAGATACTTTGGTAGAGGAAGCAAATTATTGTATTTAATGGAAGCCTTAACAGAAAATAAAATAGATGAATATGAAGAAAGATTACAAGAGATACTATTAACTTCAGTTAGTTACAATGATACTAAGAAAGGAAATGAAGCCTTTTACCATGGATTAATTATGGGTATGGGACTATATTTAGAAGGAGATTATATTACAAAATCAAATATAGAAAGTGGCTTAGGAAGATATGATTTTGTAATAGAACCAAAGAATAAAGCTAGAAGAGCTTATATAATGGAATTTAAATCAACAGATAGCATAGAAAAATTAGAAGAAGTATCAAAAGAAGCATTAGAACAAATAGAAACTAAAAAATATGATGTATCATTAAAACAAAATGGTATAAAAGACATAACATATATGGGTATAGCATTTTGTGGAAAAGAAATAAAAATAGAATATAAATAA
- a CDS encoding ABC transporter ATP-binding protein, translating into MAMLEVKDLQVFYDNIQALKGISLEINEGEVVSIIGANGAGKTTTLQTISGLITPKSGSIIFEGKDLLKEKAHNICKLGIAQVPEGRRIFSQLAVKDNLKLGQFTIKDSAEKKEEDRANFYKVFPRMSERKNQLAGTLSGGEQQMLAMGRALMSRPKLLILDEPSMGLSPLFVKEIFEVIKQLKEKGTTILLVEQNAKMALSISDRAYVIETGEIVLEGNAKDLLHNDRVKKAYLGG; encoded by the coding sequence ATGGCAATGTTAGAAGTAAAAGACTTGCAGGTTTTCTATGATAATATACAAGCTCTTAAAGGAATTTCATTAGAAATAAATGAAGGAGAAGTTGTATCTATTATAGGAGCTAATGGAGCAGGTAAAACAACTACATTACAGACTATATCTGGACTTATAACTCCAAAAAGTGGTTCTATAATATTTGAAGGAAAAGATTTACTAAAAGAAAAAGCTCATAATATTTGTAAATTAGGTATAGCTCAAGTTCCAGAAGGAAGAAGAATCTTTTCACAACTTGCAGTTAAAGATAATTTAAAATTAGGACAATTCACAATAAAAGATAGTGCTGAAAAGAAAGAAGAAGACAGAGCAAACTTCTATAAAGTTTTCCCTAGAATGTCTGAAAGAAAAAACCAGTTAGCTGGAACTCTATCAGGTGGAGAACAACAGATGCTTGCTATGGGAAGAGCTTTGATGAGCAGACCTAAACTTTTAATTTTAGATGAGCCATCAATGGGACTTTCACCACTATTTGTTAAAGAAATTTTTGAAGTTATAAAACAATTAAAAGAAAAGGGAACTACTATCCTATTAGTAGAGCAAAATGCTAAAATGGCCCTTTCTATCTCAGATAGAGCTTATGTTATAGAAACAGGAGAAATAGTTCTTGAAGGAAATGCAAAAGATTTACTGCATAATGATAGAGTAAAGAAAGCATACCTTGGAGGATAA
- a CDS encoding ABC transporter ATP-binding protein yields the protein MENKKPLLVAKDISISFGALKAVDKFNLEIKSGELIGLIGPNGAGKTTVFNILTGVYNASSGEYTLDGEDVIRTSTSALVKKGLARTFQNIRLFKYLSVLDNVVAAYNFRMKYGILTGMFRLPSYWKEEKAAKEKAMELLKIFDLDKYANMHAGNLPYGEQRKLEIARAMATEPKILLLDEPAAGMNPKETEDLMNTIKLIRDKFGIAVLLIEHDMKLVLGICERLVVLNYGQILASGDPQEVINNPKVVEAYLGKEEDE from the coding sequence ATGGAAAATAAAAAACCTCTTTTAGTTGCAAAAGATATTTCGATTAGTTTTGGAGCATTGAAAGCAGTAGATAAATTTAATTTAGAAATAAAATCAGGAGAGTTAATAGGACTAATAGGGCCTAATGGAGCAGGTAAAACAACAGTATTCAACATTTTAACAGGAGTGTATAATGCTAGTTCTGGAGAATATACTTTAGATGGAGAAGATGTTATTAGAACATCAACTTCGGCTCTTGTAAAAAAAGGTTTGGCTCGTACTTTCCAAAATATAAGATTATTTAAGTACTTATCAGTATTAGATAATGTTGTTGCTGCATATAACTTCCGTATGAAATATGGAATTTTAACAGGTATGTTCCGTTTACCAAGCTACTGGAAAGAAGAAAAGGCTGCTAAAGAAAAAGCAATGGAACTTTTAAAAATATTTGATTTAGATAAGTATGCAAATATGCATGCTGGGAATCTACCTTATGGGGAACAAAGAAAATTAGAAATTGCCAGAGCAATGGCAACAGAACCTAAAATTCTTCTTTTAGATGAACCAGCTGCAGGTATGAACCCAAAAGAAACAGAAGATTTAATGAATACTATAAAATTAATTCGTGATAAGTTTGGAATAGCAGTTCTATTGATTGAACATGATATGAAACTAGTATTAGGTATTTGTGAAAGATTAGTTGTGTTAAATTATGGACAAATATTAGCAAGTGGTGATCCACAAGAAGTTATTAATAATCCAAAAGTTGTAGAAGCATATTTAGGTAAGGAGGAAGATGAATAA
- a CDS encoding branched-chain amino acid ABC transporter permease: protein MDKNKKLSYIATYAILLVLYFILFSLINSGFISRYQIGIIILILINVILAASLNITVGCLGQITLGHAGFMSIGAYTAALLTKSGFLSGYPGYIVALIVGGIVAGIIGFIIGIPALRLTGDYLAIITLAFGEIIRVLIEYFKFTGGAQGLTGIPKVNNFTLIYFITIFSVIFMYSIMTSRHGRAVLAIREDEIASGASGINTTYYKTFAFVLSAIFAGIAGGIYAHNLGILGAKQFDYNYSINILVMVVLGGMGSFTGSILSAIVLTILPEVLRSFAEYRMIVYPLILIIMMLFRPKGLLGREEFQISKIISYFTNKSKRGENNGK, encoded by the coding sequence ATGGATAAAAATAAAAAATTAAGTTATATAGCTACTTATGCAATTTTACTAGTTCTATATTTTATTCTTTTCTCTTTAATAAATTCAGGATTCATAAGTAGATATCAAATTGGGATAATAATTTTAATTTTAATAAATGTTATTTTAGCAGCTAGCTTGAATATAACAGTTGGTTGTTTGGGACAAATAACTCTAGGGCATGCAGGGTTTATGTCAATAGGTGCATATACAGCAGCACTTTTAACTAAGTCAGGTTTTCTTTCAGGCTATCCAGGTTATATAGTAGCCTTGATAGTTGGAGGAATAGTAGCAGGTATAATTGGTTTTATCATTGGTATCCCAGCTTTAAGACTTACAGGAGACTATCTTGCAATCATCACTCTAGCCTTTGGAGAAATTATAAGAGTTTTAATAGAATATTTTAAGTTTACAGGTGGAGCTCAAGGTTTAACAGGAATACCTAAAGTAAATAACTTCACACTTATATACTTTATAACTATATTCTCAGTTATATTTATGTATTCTATTATGACAAGTAGACATGGTAGAGCGGTTCTTGCTATTCGTGAAGATGAAATAGCAAGTGGAGCATCAGGAATAAATACAACATATTACAAAACTTTTGCCTTTGTTTTATCAGCAATATTTGCAGGTATAGCAGGTGGAATCTATGCACATAACTTAGGAATTTTAGGTGCAAAACAATTTGACTATAACTATTCAATAAATATACTTGTTATGGTTGTACTTGGAGGAATGGGAAGTTTCACAGGTTCAATATTATCAGCTATAGTTCTTACTATTCTACCTGAAGTATTAAGAAGCTTTGCAGAGTATAGAATGATAGTTTATCCATTGATATTAATAATAATGATGTTATTTAGACCTAAAGGTTTACTTGGAAGAGAAGAATTCCAAATAAGTAAAATAATTTCTTATTTTACTAATAAATCAAAAAGAGGTGAAAATAATGGAAAATAA
- a CDS encoding branched-chain amino acid ABC transporter permease — protein sequence MEFLLQIINGLQIGSIYALVSLGYTMVYGIAQLINFAHGDIIMIGAYVSLFSIPALSSMGLPVWVSVIPAIIICAIVGCLAERIAYRPLRNSPRISNLITAIGVSLFLENVFMKVFTPNTRSFPKIFTQDSIKLGDGVQISFGAVVTIVVTVILSIALQLFMKKTKYGKAMIATSQDYAASALVGINVDRTIQLTFAIGSGLAAVAAVLYVSAYPQIQPLMGSMLGIKAFVAAVLGGIGILPGAVIGGFILGIVESLTRAYLSSQLADAFVFSILIIVLLFKPTGILGKNIKEKV from the coding sequence ATGGAGTTTTTACTTCAGATAATTAATGGTTTACAAATTGGAAGTATCTATGCCCTAGTATCCTTAGGATATACAATGGTATATGGTATAGCACAACTTATAAATTTTGCACATGGAGATATAATAATGATAGGTGCATATGTTTCTCTATTTTCGATACCAGCATTGTCATCTATGGGTTTACCAGTATGGGTTTCAGTTATACCAGCAATAATTATTTGTGCAATAGTTGGTTGTCTAGCAGAAAGAATAGCATATAGACCACTAAGAAATTCACCAAGAATTTCAAACTTAATCACAGCTATAGGAGTTAGTTTATTTTTAGAAAATGTATTTATGAAAGTATTTACACCGAACACTAGATCTTTTCCTAAAATTTTCACTCAAGATTCAATAAAATTAGGCGATGGTGTACAAATTAGTTTTGGAGCAGTTGTAACTATAGTTGTAACTGTAATATTATCAATAGCTTTACAATTATTTATGAAAAAAACTAAATATGGAAAGGCTATGATAGCAACAAGTCAAGATTATGCAGCTTCAGCTTTAGTAGGAATAAATGTGGATAGAACAATACAACTTACATTTGCAATAGGAAGTGGACTTGCAGCGGTTGCTGCTGTTTTATATGTTTCAGCTTATCCACAAATTCAACCTTTAATGGGATCTATGCTTGGGATAAAGGCTTTCGTTGCAGCAGTTTTAGGAGGAATAGGAATATTACCAGGTGCTGTAATAGGAGGATTCATATTAGGAATTGTTGAAAGTTTAACAAGAGCATATCTATCATCACAACTTGCAGATGCTTTTGTATTTTCAATATTAATTATAGTTTTATTATTTAAACCTACTGGAATACTTGGAAAAAATATAAAGGAGAAAGTATAA
- a CDS encoding ABC transporter substrate-binding protein — MKKKLVTTLLGASLLLAACGGEKAAEKPAAAEAETIKIGALGPLTGSVAIYGISATNGLKLAVDEINANGGILGKQIELNLLDEKGDSTEAVNAYNKLVDWGMVALIGDITSKPSVAVAEVAAQDGIPMITPTGTQLNITEAGSNIFRVCFTDPYQGEVLAKFTKDKLGAKTVAIISNNSSDYSDGVANAFAKEAEAQGIQVVAREGYSDGDKDFKAQLTKIAQQNPDVLFVPDYYEQDGLIAIQAREVGIKSVIVGPDGWDGVVKTVDPSSYAAIEDVFFANHYSTKDSNEKVQNFIKNYKEKYNDEPSAFSALSYDAAYILKAAIEKAGTTDKEAVAKAIKELEFEGITGHLTFDEKNNPVKSITIIKIVNGDYTFDSVVSK, encoded by the coding sequence ATGAAGAAAAAATTAGTAACAACTCTACTTGGAGCTTCGCTTTTATTAGCAGCTTGTGGAGGAGAAAAAGCAGCAGAAAAACCAGCAGCAGCTGAAGCAGAAACTATAAAGATTGGAGCTCTTGGACCATTAACAGGATCAGTTGCAATTTATGGAATATCAGCAACTAATGGGCTTAAATTAGCAGTTGATGAAATCAATGCAAATGGTGGAATATTAGGAAAACAAATTGAATTAAACCTTTTAGATGAAAAAGGAGATTCTACAGAAGCTGTAAATGCATACAACAAACTTGTAGACTGGGGAATGGTAGCTTTAATTGGTGACATTACATCTAAACCAAGTGTTGCAGTTGCAGAAGTTGCAGCTCAAGACGGTATACCTATGATAACTCCTACAGGAACTCAACTTAATATAACAGAAGCTGGATCAAATATATTTAGAGTATGTTTCACAGATCCTTACCAAGGAGAAGTTTTAGCAAAATTTACTAAAGATAAATTAGGAGCTAAAACAGTAGCTATTATCTCTAATAACTCAAGTGACTATTCTGATGGAGTAGCAAATGCATTCGCTAAAGAAGCTGAAGCTCAAGGAATTCAAGTTGTTGCAAGAGAAGGATATTCAGATGGAGACAAAGATTTCAAGGCTCAATTAACTAAAATAGCTCAACAAAATCCAGATGTTCTATTTGTACCAGATTACTATGAACAAGATGGTTTAATAGCTATACAAGCAAGAGAAGTTGGAATAAAATCAGTTATAGTTGGTCCAGATGGTTGGGATGGAGTTGTAAAAACTGTTGACCCATCATCATATGCTGCAATAGAAGATGTATTCTTTGCTAACCACTATTCAACAAAAGATAGCAATGAAAAAGTACAAAACTTTATAAAGAACTATAAAGAAAAATACAATGATGAACCTTCTGCATTCTCTGCTTTAAGTTATGATGCTGCATATATTTTAAAAGCTGCAATAGAAAAAGCAGGAACTACAGATAAAGAAGCAGTAGCTAAAGCAATAAAAGAATTAGAATTTGAAGGAATCACAGGACATTTAACTTTTGATGAAAAGAATAACCCTGTTAAGAGTATAACTATAATCAAAATAGTAAATGGAGATTATACATTTGATTCTGTAGTGTCTAAATAA